CAGTCTTGGCGCCGAATTGACGAGTTTGCGGCTGAACGAGGACGGATCGGAATACCTCTGGCAAGCGGATGCGGCGCATTGGGGTCGTCATGCACCGGTGCTGTTTCCGATTGTCGGGCGGTTGCGTGACAATCGTTGCCGGATTGCGGGCGAAAGCTATGCAATGACGCAGCACGGTTTTGCGCGGGACATGGAATTTAGCGTTGTGGAACAAAGTCCAGACGCAGTCACATATTGTTTGAAGGCCGATGCGGCGACGCTGAAAAAATATCCCTATCATTTTGCGTTGTGCATTGAATATCGTTTGTGCGTTAACGCCATTAACGTCGCGTATCGCGTGGAAAATAAAATGGATACGGAGATGTTTTTTTCAATCGGCGCGCATCCGGCTTTTAATTGTCCGCTAGTGAGCGGCGAAACATTTGCCGATTATTATCTGGAATTCGAAAAAATGGAGACGATCGGCAACTATTTGTTGGAACATGGATTATTACGCTTGGAAACGAAACCCTTGTTAAAAAACGAAGCGGTGATTGGCCTGAATTATCCGCTCTTTGCTAATGATGCGCTGGTTTTTAAAGGTTTGCAGTCGCGCGTGGTCAGTTTGAAAAGCCGCAAATCTGACAAGTCGGTAAAAGTGATGTTCGAAGGTTTTCCCTATCTTGGCATCTGGTCAAAGGAGGCTGCGCCATTTATTTGCCTTGAACCGTGGTACGGCGTGGCAGATCTGGCCGATGAAGAACGTGCGTTTGAAAAGAAGGAAGGTATGCAGAAACTGGCTGCGCACGAAACCTTTCGCGCGGCGTATCGGATTGAAATCCGCTAAGGAGGTTTGAAGAATATGGCGGGCAGGCAGAAAAAGGCGCGCAGTGAAGCGCAAGAAATGGAGCTGGGGACGCTGGCTTTGGAAAACGGTGCGTTCGAGACCGCTGCCGCGGCGTTTTGTCTGGCGATCGCTCAAGAGCCGGAAAACGCCGTGGCTTACGGTGGTTTGGGCCTGGCCTTGCTGAATCAGGAAAAATGGAGCGAGGCGGAGGCGTGTTTTCGCAAAACGGTCGATCTGGAGCCAAAGCGGGCGGAAGGCTACAATAATCTGGCGCTGGTCTTTATCGAGACGAGACGCTTTGCTGAAGCGGAGGCTTGTTTGGAAGTCGCGCTCAGCTTGGCGCCGGAATGCGCGGCGATTCACAATAACCTGGGTTTGGCGTCGGAAGAACTGGGCAAGCTGGAAGAGGCAAAAAAGTACTACCGCGCAGCGATCCGCCGAGATGCGATGTATGCGCAAGCCTATTACAATCTGGGGAACTTGCTGAAGAAAGCATTACAACTGCCGGAAGCGGAGGAGTGTCTTGAACAGGCTGTTTATCTTCAGCCTGAATATGGCGAGGCGCATCATTCACTGGCGACGTTAAAATTATTGCAAGGGCGTTTTGCGGAGGGCTGGCGGCAATATGATAAGTGGCGCATGAAGCAGCCGACGCGTCGGGCTCAGGGGATTCCGCGCTGGTCCGGCGAGACGTTGCAAGGCCGAAGTATTCTCTTATATTATGAACAGGGATTCGGCGATACGATTCAGTTTGTTCGTTATGCGCCGCTGGTCGCAGCGCTGGGCGCTGCGGTCGTCGTCTGGCTGCCGTCTGAACTGGGCGGCGTATTTGATGCGCTTGATGAAAAGATATCCATTCATATCGGTGCAGTGCGTCCGGAACAGGCTTTTGATTTCGCCTGCCCGCTTCCGAGTCTGCCTGCACTCTTGCACGAGGGCGAGCCGACGCTTTTGGCGACGCCTATTCCGTATGCGGCGGCGTCTTCGGCGCTACGCTGCGCATGGCGGGCGCGAATCGATGCGAGACGCTTGCCGGGCAGACTGAAAATAGGCATTGTCTGGGCCGGAAATCCCGGCCATCACAATGACGCCAACCGCTCCATCCCCTTCGAACAGTTCAGGGCACTGCTGCGTGAAAAGGATGTAGAGTGGCATAGTTTGCAGGTCGGCAGGAGCAGTGATGATTTGCAGGACGAGAGCGCGCAAGATGTACTTGATTGGTCGGCGCAGCTGACGGATTTTTCGCAGACCGCCGCGGCGCTTGATCAGCTCGACCTTCTGATCGCGGTGGATTCATCGGTGGCTCATTTGGCCGGAGCGATGGGCAAACCGGTTTGGTTATTAGTGCCGTTTTTACCGGATTGGCGATGGCAACTGAAGCGAGAAGATAGTTACTGGTATCCCAGCATGCGTTTGTTCCGTCAGGAAAAAAACGGCGATTGGGCAGGCGTTTTGCAGCGTGTGGCGCAGGCGCTAAAAAAAGTGGAAATCCTTTAGCTTGACAATGAACAGCGTCCTGCCTATAATAAAAACATAGCGTGTTACTGTTGAATCAGGCATGAGCTCTCAGCTCATGCCTTTATTTTTTCTCTTGTGTTCGTTGCAATTTACTTGCGACGTTGCCGGGGGACGCAAGGCGGTTGCTGAGGGCGTTAGCCCGGCAAAGCCGGGCTTTTTGATTTTCGAGAATGGAAATGCTGAGGAGGACAGACAATGTTTAGCTTATTTCAAAAGAGTCAGGATATCATCGCGCCAATCAGCGGAAAAGTTATCGGTCTTGACATGGTGCCGGACGCGGCGTTTGCGCAGCGTATCATCGGTGACGGTGCGGCGCTGAGCGAGCTGTGCGACGACACGGTCTACGCGCCGGTGGATGGTACGCTGACGTTGGTGTTTCGCACCAATCATGCCTTTGCGATCACGACGAAGGACAAGCTGGAAGTCTTGGTTCATGTAGGGATGGATACGGTAAAAATGGAGGGAGAAGGCTTTGAACGCCTTGCCGAAGAAGGGGCGCAGGTTAAGGCCGGACAGCCGGTTCTGCGCATTGATCGCTCTAAGATCGAAGCGGCCGGATATTCTTTGATAACGCCGGTTGTCATTACTTCAATGGCTAACATCAAAAAAATCGAGGTGATGCTCGATAAAAAAGTAACCGGCGGTAAAGATGCCATGTTTTCGCATAAATGAAGCGGACTGTGAAGCAGTCGTGGGGGGCTTGCGGTGAGAAGCGATCAATGTGAAATCCTCAAAGTGTTTAACAATAATATCGTCCTCGCGGCGGCGGACGGCAAAGAACAGATTTTAATGTCGAAAGGCATCGGCTTTGGCCGCCAGAGCGGAGACCGGATCGCAGCAGGAACCGAAGTGGAG
The DNA window shown above is from Azotosporobacter soli and carries:
- a CDS encoding PTS glucose transporter subunit IIA, whose translation is MFSLFQKSQDIIAPISGKVIGLDMVPDAAFAQRIIGDGAALSELCDDTVYAPVDGTLTLVFRTNHAFAITTKDKLEVLVHVGMDTVKMEGEGFERLAEEGAQVKAGQPVLRIDRSKIEAAGYSLITPVVITSMANIKKIEVMLDKKVTGGKDAMFSHK
- a CDS encoding aldose 1-epimerase family protein, whose amino-acid sequence is MITTLKNDFITASLDSLGAELTSLRLNEDGSEYLWQADAAHWGRHAPVLFPIVGRLRDNRCRIAGESYAMTQHGFARDMEFSVVEQSPDAVTYCLKADAATLKKYPYHFALCIEYRLCVNAINVAYRVENKMDTEMFFSIGAHPAFNCPLVSGETFADYYLEFEKMETIGNYLLEHGLLRLETKPLLKNEAVIGLNYPLFANDALVFKGLQSRVVSLKSRKSDKSVKVMFEGFPYLGIWSKEAAPFICLEPWYGVADLADEERAFEKKEGMQKLAAHETFRAAYRIEIR
- a CDS encoding tetratricopeptide repeat protein, giving the protein MAGRQKKARSEAQEMELGTLALENGAFETAAAAFCLAIAQEPENAVAYGGLGLALLNQEKWSEAEACFRKTVDLEPKRAEGYNNLALVFIETRRFAEAEACLEVALSLAPECAAIHNNLGLASEELGKLEEAKKYYRAAIRRDAMYAQAYYNLGNLLKKALQLPEAEECLEQAVYLQPEYGEAHHSLATLKLLQGRFAEGWRQYDKWRMKQPTRRAQGIPRWSGETLQGRSILLYYEQGFGDTIQFVRYAPLVAALGAAVVVWLPSELGGVFDALDEKISIHIGAVRPEQAFDFACPLPSLPALLHEGEPTLLATPIPYAAASSALRCAWRARIDARRLPGRLKIGIVWAGNPGHHNDANRSIPFEQFRALLREKDVEWHSLQVGRSSDDLQDESAQDVLDWSAQLTDFSQTAAALDQLDLLIAVDSSVAHLAGAMGKPVWLLVPFLPDWRWQLKREDSYWYPSMRLFRQEKNGDWAGVLQRVAQALKKVEIL